The sequence below is a genomic window from Ipomoea triloba cultivar NCNSP0323 chromosome 10, ASM357664v1.
caattcgaccacaaatggtcctctgacttttatttttgaccacaaatagtcctccattaaaaattctattaaataggtgttaaatctagggatattatcgtcaaattgatatatataagtgtcataaaataaaaatgtttacaatttttcaccaacaaacataattgaaaaaaattaacaaatataaatactcctaaataaaaacacaatacaCATTAgtctcgtaattatgcgtacaaaatgaaaatttaatattagagctatctatttttaatttaaccaacagattaaaatggaagatttttttttaaaaccttgtttccataattttcatggttgttcatacatggctgattaatagttttcactcttcattaatcgatcaaacattttgtttgggacataactgaaggtcACCAccattgaattaatataattaatcaaatacaaattgcgaacattaatcatggaatttttttaatttgttcatttatgtgatttttcacgtcctttttgttattatatttattaacttaatgtttattaatgtttgaaattaattatggtgtcatataattctcaaaaagaagtaatcataataatattaatcaatttgacgatattacccctagatttaacacctatttaacaaaAATCTTAACGAAAGACTAtatgtggtcaaaaatgaaagtcagaggaccatttgtggtcgaattgaaagtcgagaactaaaaggagtactagcttaatagtcagaggaccatttgtggtattaactcatattttaaactttttgacattgtatgtttttttactaaaatcatcAACCATTAATGAATCCTAATGAGCGGTTGCGATCAGTTCTCATTTTTTACAAACAAACCCTATtctcattatttatatatatatatatatatatatatgctcccatgtaataaataaataaataaataaaagaagaagaagaactaaGGACTAACCTAATTCATCCATTTAGATAAACCAACAGTTGAATGttgcttgaaaaaaaaaatgtagagttctttttataaatattgaaaacttaaaaatttttaataattataaaattgatcacaTATTCTTTTATTACTAAAATCATCAACCATTGATTAGTTTTGGTGTCATCTCCCGTACCTAAAcaactaaacttaatattagtGAATATCAAATAAAGTTACTTTTATGagaacaaatttaaatttcattttccgATTGCAagacataaatttatttaaaatttataaaagtatttaatatataataaaagcttttgaaataaatttacaaataataagtATCAATAAAAGTCAATGAAAATTTCTTAGaatgttttcaatttaaaattttcattatttttgtagACTaggctttttaaaaataaaataaaataaaattcctataaaaatcaataaaaatctataaatatttgtaatataatacttttataagctcctaaaaaattacaagaatctaaaaaaaaaaaaaaaagaatattaaaattttttaaaatttgttaaagtTTATCGCtttaaaaagttacaaattaagaaattataaaaGTCGAATACAACCTCTAATTATGCCCTAATCATGGGGGCCGGGTGTGAAACGAAGAATAAATTGTAGTGCACTAGTGGTCTTCTGCCATGCACCAAACTAAACGCGGTATGGATGGAGTCAACTGTCAATGTTCGGCGACCGGTGACCGTACTGGCGTGCTAAGAACAAGATCGATCTGAGGTAATATACAATATGCAAGTTGGTCAGACAGGCCAAAACATGATGAATTCAAGGAACCAATTTTTTGGTTGGCTCGTCGACATGCGTCTTTGGATAAGGATAATCCACAAATTTTCCATTCTTTGCTGCCAGCTTGTTCGTTTGTATGGATATtgcaattatatatgtatattggaGCATGCTTTGGTGTGAATGCATACTACgcaatattataaaatgaatttGTTGGTATGTAAAAGTAGACaaatttataactttaaaaTCGCATCACGTGAAATTACAAGGTGTAACGAATTACGCGTAAAAGTGCACTCAAACAGTtgtacttttacattttattgaGTGCACTTTATAGTATTGCTCGGTGGACTAACGTTTGTAATAATATCAATTTTTCGTTGCATTTTCTCCTTGTTATAGAGTTGTTGATCTTTTCAAATcaagagttatatatatatatatatatatatatatatatatatatatgatgagttCTCAACTTTTTCTTGTGTTCCGATTTTCATATGATCCATTTCAGCCTtgcacacaaacatatataaggGCAATATTATCTAGTGAGAACAAAATCTTAGGTAAAATGTGTGGAGTAATGCATATCGTACCGTCTATATGGGAAAATCAACGACTCTAAAGTTTTGAGAAACTCAAATGCAACTTGCATTTTTTTACTAGAAACTCAAGTTCCAAACgagtttttcttcttttgtcaaagttttaaaagttgtccATGTTATccattcctctttttttttttaccatttcaGCCAATTTCCTGTGATAACCCAACCTTCTAGCCTAGGGTCAGGTCAGGCCACCTTGGGTCAACCATGAGGACGGTTGCTAGGGTCACTCATCCTAGGTCAATTCTTCGCTCCAAGTCAGATCATCTATGTAACTTGGATCCAAGCCCAATACATTCATTGCACACTCACATATATACACGGTTGCAATCGACGCTAGGCGCTAGTCCGGCgatagactagcgcctagcgcctagcgctTAGGCGGTCTAAGCGGTGCCTATGGAGCAATTCGCCAAGGCCTAGggacgcctagcgcctaggcggcctatgcgaccgatttttgcaacaatgcaTATATATGAGAGGATTCATGTGAGAATCGAACAAGCTCCCAAATAAAAAGTGAGAATTAATCTGATCCATCAATTTGGGTAGATCAATGACTAAGGGTTATTAGAAAGTAAAGGTAAAAATTCTggggttaattttataaatattgtaaactttTTGACcctgtattttttatttttttttacaaaaacccTCGACTATTGATGAACTCTTATGAGCGGTTGCGATCAATCCCCTTTTTTTACAAGCAAACCCTATTTTCATTTGAAcacagtcatatatatatatatatatatatatatatatatatatatatatactagttcaAGTGCGGACAGTGTTTCCCATGCAGTTTGTGTGGattcaccattaggtatgcaaaaatgcaccacacagtaTTCAGAGATTACACCACAATGGAATGCACCAATACACCACACTGCCACGccttgtggtgcatttatgcgttCCCAATGGTGAGTGACTGCACGGCCGCAcgagaattttatatatatatatatNTGACTGCACGGCCGCACgagaattttttatatatatatatatatatatatatatatatatatatatatatatatatatatatatatatatatatagagagagagagagagagagagagagagacataaTAAGGTGTGACCGCGCCTTAATGTGCGGTTAGTGCGgccacaccactatgtatacagatatacaccactcaatgttagaaaatgcaccacacaaatatgcgctgttaggtacgcatcaccaaaaaacacaccactaggtatgtaaatatatacaccacacagttttaggaaatgcaccattagcagtaagggagttatggtgcattattttgggtgtgtagtgtgttttttggtgtttttgtgtattttcattgtggtgcattttctaaaaaaatcaacaaaaatctataaatatttgtgatataatctactatactaataagagccaaaaaaagttaggcctaaaatgggtagaaaaaatggcggtcaaattatttaatcaaatggatggatgaattatttaatcaaatagatggttaagataattcagatNagatgaattatttaatcaaatagatggttaagataattcagattaatattattaatagagattatctaatttaaccttacttttatgattatccgttaagtttttcgttaaatattctcttctccgttaacattccgttaacttttaacttacccattaatttctataagaaaggtatTAGGTTCGgatctcatctcaatcaaatttgacataattaagtttctcactctattttactcttattaaattaaataaattagtagctacaacaaaaaatgatacatatgtatttctttaatttagaattatgtgtctacaatacctttatttgaaaaaattattcattatcaaaaaattaaattaaataagagaaataatttcattagttatattgtctttattttctctgcaaagattctttacattcaaatttatcaattgatattcattacattgtccagtatcttatttttacaatatcttgtaattaaatatcaaagttatagtacaaaataatgttatatatttatttaccaagtattttattaatactatgaaaaaaaaaatttaaaataatttgaagctaattatattaactacttggggattgctTGACAAAgacagtactcaaataataacccaacaaattgaagcggaatcactctgatctattttactcttattgaattaaataaattagtagttacaccaaaaaatgatatatatgtatttctttaataccatgaaaaaaatacaaaagaatagtttgaaaccaatcatattaactacttgggggatttgttgacaatgaaagtacccagcaaattgaagcgagaaactaacttttaatatctttggaatacataatattttaaattttcaaatttttattaatttatttaattttttttcttaaactagggatttcgttatccacaataactcattcaacaataattgttgaaccaaatgaaccccaagcagaacacctaacggaaggtccatagctcctatatcataatctcattgcatgacgttgtcatctatgctaccaacaataaccgaattgcaaataacacactaccaacaaaaagaaagaaaacaaatagtaaagatgaacacaatgacaatgttactcaaaagagaattaagaacacttagaaaaattcaaattaaaaatagtatttatttatactataatttttataccaaatatttagactatcgattttacaaggttgcaaacatttattttagtaataattataatgaattttctatattatcttggattcatatactttgagttaaatatttaaataaaaaaattcgacattcaattacccatgtataaacttctcctatataatcttacattgatatactttcaaatatttatttaaatataaacattggacattaacccattcgcgccgtgcgcgtataaaactagtacttttatAAGcttctaaaaaaattacaagaattttaaaaagaatattaaaattttttaaaatttgttaaagtTTATCGCtttaaaaagttacaaattaaaaattataaaagtcgAAAACAACCCCTTATTATGGGGGTGTTGAATGAAGAATAAAAATTGTAGTGCACTAGGGTAACTGTAGACCATGTTATATGTAGCTCCGTGGACCATGTTATATGTAGCTTCGTGGACCATGAAGTAtgaatcattttaattatattttagtttgatttgataatattgttatatttttttgtttcattttttctcCACACTTGTTTCActatagcaatactaaagtatcattttaattctactataatttcatttgataatatacattattgtttGAGCTCTATTTTCTTGTCTCGTTTTTaacacacactagtttaattataataatgttgaattattattttaattgcacGTCAAGTCATTTGACAACCGGTGACCATATTGACGGTGCTAAGAACAAGATCttaggtaatatatatacaatgattACAATATGCAAGTTGGTTTGATAGGCCAAAACAAGAATTCAAGGAACCAATTTTTTTGTTGCAGGCTCGTCGACATGCGTCTTTGGATAAGGATAATCCACAACCTTTTCCTAGCTCCATTCTTTGCTGCCAGTTTCTTCGTTTGGATGGAtattgcaattatatatataataatagttatCACACGTGTATTACGCGAATAGTCCAATATTCAATGtgcatttttaaattagtgtttcagaatttatcaaagtatcattcgGTATCATAGcgtatatcaatgtaagattatcAATTTGTTCATAAAAGAATATTTCAAGAATGTATAACTATAACATGTGACAAAAATGTTGGATTAACTGGTGCAATAGCAGTTCTCACTGGATAGTACCTCAAGTATAATTTTTGCAAAACAAAACCTTATCCGTGATTCATGCTTCCTCTTGTTGTCACTTCCGTCAtaaatgaattcttgatttgatctagtCGTCTGGTGTGCTTCACTGCAATTTTAGTGCCTTGACGCAGTGCGCCTTCAAAAACAGAACAAAATCCTCTTTTCCcaaaaagacaatgacaatagGCATAGTTTCTcatttatattgaatatatattgtaaattaggTATACTGTTTCATCAATGCCCAATGCGCgattctaattaattaaccaaaattcattttaaattttttttttttgtattttttaatacactctaacatattcatagtataagattagataagataataaaattgtaaagtaatgtagaattgtatcgttataaaatttattaaaatactaatGTATCTCATGACCCAACAAATTAGCTATTCAATTTcgtaatttaatattaaaagtagAATTTAAGATTTGATAAATGAAAACATAACATGAAATCAAGATTCAAAAACATAGTTAGAAATATCATCGTAGTCAaaagatagaaataaaataaagttttcaatattaataacaaaaaataattacaacTATCTTttctaaatatgaaaattaattgcaatttaaaaaaaaaaaagttgatttgatTGCATAGCTATAGTGGTAGAGTCACGTGAGTAACAGTGAGGTCAAATGACAACACTTAAATCTTATAAACAGAGTCATAACATTTTTAATCTCTTCGGTGTTCAAGGGTACGGTGAACCTTATATAAAAGAAAGTATCTatataaaagaaagtatagaaGGTATACTTTCTCCATCTATGTAGCATAAAGAGAATACTCGGGATTTGATCTCTGAGCTTCCCTTAAAGAGAGTTaagagataccaactgaacacaagaTACTAAACTTGAATATTGTcttgataatttaattgtaaagaACTTGAAGTTTTGTTTAGAATCGTTATAccataatttgaattttttaactttattgTATAAAAATCATGCACTCCGACGTGACTATAAACTATATTTTATATGGAAgatattaaaatttatgataAGTATCTTCATAAACTTTCAgcttaattatatttgtatgcTTTTCTCTTATATAATTGTACATGCTTAAAGACTTTAGCAATTCCATCTCTAATTTCCcacaattattaatatatttgctAGTAATACACACACACTTCTTACccatgaaaatgaaaatgttgtCGAGTTGGTAAATTTTAAGATTTTCTTGATATGAAATTTGGAATTGTTAATTATCATATATTCTATTTGTCTCAAAAATTGATGTCCTTCTTGGGTTGCAATTTCCCACAAAAATTGTCAATCccttaaatacaataatatttcaTCACTCAAAACACCctttaaaagaaaattgataagtgtattttagataataaaacttttaccatatgtaattatatttttatgaaaaaaaaaaaagaaataaaaacagtaacgtactttcttttctttttatttttccaaaatcAGTCAAAGCAATAAAAAGTGGGGTGcatgtaataataattactcccttttttgaaaaaaattaagggtgtgtttggttagcACAAggaaattggaattgaaattgaaatcgGAAATTTGGAATGGGATTCAAATACTTGTAATGGTAGTATGgtagaattggaatgattatcaatatctggttatgtatgaccttataatgggaataaaggttctaaaaatacaaaaataaaaaaattaaggtaattgatcataatataatgacatccaaaacaccaatataaaacaaaaaaatcaaaacaaaaatctaaaagtattaatccaaacttaaaaatcagaCTGCAAATGGTATGATATCCGTTTTTAATTAaggaatgaaatttttaatcgaGGACTAATAAAATCTCATagttatgttttaaaaagttgtcaaccaaacactaactataattttgattctcattcctggtgtaaacccatgaaccaaacatatcctaatttttttataagaaaaaatttataacgcaattattatgaataaaaatgtacaataatcttttaaatttgtgtGTCTAATAAAAATGGATAATACCTTTGGTGTGGAGATAGTAAATGCTTATACGTTACTAACATAACACAATTATTGCAATGTTAATTCTCGATTATGGATCAACAATTATACTACTCATATTAATTTTGTGAATTACTCTCCGCTCCACTAAACTCTTTTTgcttattattcattttaatttccttttcataattattaatttaattaattatgatgaTTATGAAGTTCCTAACTCTTGATATTCCATAACTCCCAAATGCACTCTATAAATAAGTTCTTTCTCCACTATTGATTCCCAAGAACAAACCAGTAAGCTTTTGATCCTGCCAATATATATTTACTTCCATGGCTCACTCTTTCCTTTCTTTTGCCATTCTCTGCATATTCCTCCTTGTTCCACTCTCAGAATCAGGTAACTTTTATGGTTTATTTTTACCCTCTTCTTTTACTTTCTTTCTCCACCCTCTCTGCAGCTTCATTGTTAAGCAACTGATATTTACTGCATTTCCAGGTGGTCTTACAGGAGAGAAAGTTGAACAGGTGAAGTGTACAGACCCTGGAAAGGCAGAGCCACCTGCCCCAACTCCTAGCCTGGTAAGTTTATACGAATTTCATACAATGAAAAATGGTAATTGTGAGAACAACCCCAGCCAAATTAGTCAGAAAGAACgtacttgataaccacaaggttacaagtttttACTCCCATATGAGAGTGGCCTATTTGCCATTTTGGTTTGAGCCTGTCAGCTACAGGCTAGTAAActtctttgtggtcctttgctgatTAGAGCCACGAGATGGAGTTTATTCAATACAAACCCTCGAGTAGTGACTGCGGGTTTTCTCGAAAAGATGAGAGAATTGTTTTTATGATTTAAATTTGCAGAAATCATGGTGCATTCCAAAGCCATCAGCAACTTACCAGCAACTGGTAGACAACATGAGCTATGCATGTAACCTGGTGAACTGCTCTGCTGTCCAATCTGGTGGCCCTTGCTATTATCCCAACAGTCTCATCAACCATGCTTCGTTTGCCATGAACCTTTACTACCAGAAAGCGGGGAGAAACGATTGGAACTGTGACTTCAAGAACTCTGGCGTTATCGGTGTATCTGATCCCAGCTATGGTGATTGCAAATTTGACTGTTTCTAGATCCTAGTTATCTAGTCCTCCACTCTTTGGGTTTCATGCTCTACCTTGAATGTTCTGTTTCTACTTTCTAGGTTATGGTTTCCAGTTTTGTTCAGTATTTCTTGCTTTTATTTGTGAGAGTGAATCTTAGAAATTTTATTTACTGTCAGATAATAGATGTCATTATGGTTTTGAAGTAACAAAAACAACTTTAGTACTGAAATTTCTGGGAAAAAAAGATAGGAATCTGTCAAATGTTCTGAAGCATTGTTCTAGCCATAGACAAACACAAATATTTTAACCAAATGAGAGACAAAATCCATTGTTGTAAATGAAGTATGAAACTTTTCACCATCTTAGTTGGCACCAATTTAACCAACACTTCgtcccttaattgggccggccTGGTGCAAAAGAGAATTAGTCTTGAGTATGGTGCAGGCTTAAAGGATGCCTACTATGTTAGAGCCTGCTCAAGA
It includes:
- the LOC116032347 gene encoding major pollen allergen Ole e 10-like, which codes for MAHSFLSFAILCIFLLVPLSESGGLTGEKVEQVKCTDPGKAEPPAPTPSLKSWCIPKPSATYQQLVDNMSYACNLVNCSAVQSGGPCYYPNSLINHASFAMNLYYQKAGRNDWNCDFKNSGVIGVSDPSYGYGFQFCSVFLAFICESES